Proteins from a genomic interval of Chanodichthys erythropterus isolate Z2021 chromosome 6, ASM2448905v1, whole genome shotgun sequence:
- the LOC137021816 gene encoding metalloproteinase inhibitor 2-like, with amino-acid sequence MMGVPLSAALLLLLSVGLKEQVVESCSCGPGHPQEFFCMSDIVMRAEITGEKLIPGDENRKGMGEIQYDIKVIKVFKGSDKIKNIQHVYTSEMSSMCGTRLDHDQYLLSGSIMFDKFSVTMCDFVMRWNRLSLMLKNNFEYRYQTGCDCKISSCTEQPCLPNTKNECILSDWSSTWSIVDTEPVHEYACIRHSDGSCSWYTGPSGNDTMDASDV; translated from the exons ATGATGGGAGTCCCGCTGTCTGCTGCGCTGCTGCTCCTGCTGTCTGTGGGTCTGAAGGAGCAGGTGGTGGAGAGCTGCAGCTGCGGTCCAGGACACCCGCAGGAGTTCTTCTGCATGTCTGACATAG TGATGCGAGCTGAGATAACTGGGGAGAAGCTCATACCCGGAGATGAAAATAGAAAAGGCATGGGAGAAATTCAATATGATATCAAAGTGATAAAG GTATTCaaaggttctgacaaaataaaGAACATCCAGCATGTCTACACGAGTGAGATGTCTTCAATGTGTGGGACCAGACTGGATCACGACCAGTATCTGCTTTCAG GAAGCATCATGTTTGATAAATTCTCCGTTACAATGTGCGACTTTGTTATGCGCTGGAACAGACTCTCCTTAATGCTGAAGAACAACTTCGAATACAGATATCAGACGGGCTGCGACTGCAAG ATCTCCAGCTGCACGGAGCAGCCCTGTCTCCCCAACACGAAGAACGAGTGTATCCTGTCAGACTGGTCATCCACATGGTCAATTGTGGACACAGAGCCGGTTCACGAGTACGCCTGTATCAGACACAGCGACGGCTCCTGCAGCTGGTACACAGGACCGTCTGGAAACGACACCATGGACGCGTCTGATGTCTGA